In Paenibacillus guangzhouensis, a single window of DNA contains:
- a CDS encoding DUF4198 domain-containing protein — MMKKKLAVLAMSTLLLTAAAFPVSAHDGWSQTNAPIVASGEVSYVDLMLGNHTNEHASYRIAGKWSTDTTKVYVTTPAGKKADITSTIFYTGEEKEDANAGINNDFITKFSASAPGAYIISAEGDSIFKNGEVSSRTLRSAKSFVAVADIPLAQRVQSLTGFQAHVTPDRAELVPKFNPASVKPDQEVQIQLLLKDKPLANTDVSIIQRTTSDSQKLKTDSNGIITFKTGAADYYLVRAKPSTDEKVEGQYNSVSYEATMTFIVQNGSAVVPGKASGVPTVYVNGKVVEAQGLTVKNGVTMVDAAFVREHVQVDYKGTGSVGLRTATEAAGAKVEVLNAVGELRSAVLIFTK; from the coding sequence ATGATGAAAAAGAAATTAGCAGTACTCGCGATGTCTACCTTATTACTCACAGCAGCAGCGTTTCCAGTCTCGGCGCATGACGGCTGGTCGCAGACGAACGCACCTATTGTTGCATCCGGCGAAGTCAGCTATGTGGATCTTATGCTCGGCAACCATACGAATGAGCATGCCAGTTACCGAATTGCAGGTAAATGGAGCACGGATACGACGAAAGTGTACGTGACGACACCAGCAGGTAAAAAAGCAGACATTACATCCACGATCTTTTATACTGGTGAGGAAAAAGAAGACGCGAATGCCGGCATCAACAACGACTTTATTACGAAGTTCTCGGCATCTGCTCCGGGGGCATACATTATCTCAGCGGAAGGTGACAGCATTTTCAAAAACGGCGAGGTGTCCAGCCGGACGTTACGCAGCGCGAAGTCGTTCGTAGCCGTGGCAGATATTCCTCTTGCTCAACGCGTGCAGAGCTTAACAGGATTCCAGGCCCATGTCACGCCGGATCGTGCCGAGCTTGTTCCGAAGTTCAACCCGGCATCGGTGAAGCCGGATCAAGAGGTGCAGATTCAATTACTCTTGAAAGATAAACCTCTAGCCAATACCGATGTATCGATTATCCAGCGGACAACGTCCGATTCGCAGAAGCTGAAGACGGACAGCAACGGCATCATTACGTTCAAGACAGGTGCTGCCGATTACTATTTAGTGCGTGCGAAGCCTTCGACGGATGAGAAGGTAGAAGGCCAATACAATAGTGTCAGCTATGAAGCGACGATGACATTCATTGTGCAGAATGGCTCAGCTGTCGTGCCAGGCAAAGCGAGCGGTGTGCCTACGGTCTATGTGAACGGCAAGGTTGTTGAGGCGCAAGGCCTTACGGTGAAAAATGGTGTGACGATGGTCGATGCGGCGTTTGTTCGTGAGCATGTTCAGGTAGACTATAAAGGGACGGGCTCAGTTGGACTTCGTACAGCGACAGAAGCGGCTGGCGCGAAGGTCGAAGTATTGAATGCTGTGGGCGAATTGCGTTCCGCCGTATTGATCTTTACGAAGTAA
- a CDS encoding ABC transporter substrate-binding protein, with the protein MQKKTKLSLVLLLTLSMALAACGGKSEEKGASGATDNGGTETKTIKIFQFKVEIAEALNKLKAEYESTHPGIKLDIQTVGGGSDYGAALKAKFASGDEPDIFNNGGYRELDTWINSLEDMSDQPWVKDTVEVAKQPMTKDGKIYGMPMNLEGYGFLYNKDLFAKAGITETPKTLTQLEDAAKKLQAIGVTPFANGYQETWILGLHNLNVAFAHQKDPDAFINGLNDGSAKIPGNPVFENWAKLLDLTIKYGNKNPLTTDYNTEMTMFASGEAAMTQQGNWTQVQINGINPKANIGILPMPVSDNAAENDNIYVGVPNNWVVNKNSKVKPEAKEFLNWLVSSDVGKRYITKEFKFIPAFTNIDATSEDLGQLGAEVVKYSKEGKVLSWNFNKFPDGGMNEFGNAMQAYIAGKSDKTGLFDGLQKAWEGLSKK; encoded by the coding sequence ATGCAAAAGAAAACGAAACTGTCCCTCGTTCTACTCCTGACATTGTCGATGGCGCTCGCAGCATGCGGCGGAAAATCCGAGGAAAAAGGTGCAAGCGGTGCCACTGATAACGGCGGTACAGAGACGAAGACAATTAAGATTTTCCAATTCAAAGTTGAAATTGCGGAAGCATTGAACAAGCTGAAAGCGGAATATGAGAGCACGCATCCCGGCATTAAGCTGGACATTCAGACGGTAGGCGGAGGTTCCGACTATGGCGCGGCGCTGAAGGCGAAGTTCGCTTCGGGCGACGAACCGGATATTTTCAATAACGGCGGTTATCGCGAACTGGATACATGGATCAACAGCTTGGAAGATATGTCCGATCAACCTTGGGTCAAAGATACGGTGGAAGTAGCGAAGCAGCCGATGACGAAGGATGGCAAAATCTACGGCATGCCGATGAACCTCGAAGGCTACGGCTTCCTCTATAACAAGGATTTGTTCGCAAAAGCGGGCATTACCGAGACGCCTAAAACATTGACTCAGTTAGAAGACGCAGCGAAAAAATTGCAAGCAATCGGTGTTACGCCATTCGCGAACGGCTATCAAGAGACTTGGATCCTTGGACTTCATAACCTGAACGTAGCCTTTGCTCATCAGAAGGATCCGGATGCGTTCATCAACGGTTTGAATGATGGATCGGCTAAAATTCCTGGCAACCCTGTTTTCGAGAACTGGGCGAAACTCTTGGATTTGACGATTAAATACGGCAACAAAAATCCGCTGACAACCGACTACAACACGGAAATGACGATGTTCGCAAGCGGTGAAGCGGCAATGACGCAGCAAGGCAACTGGACGCAGGTACAAATTAACGGCATTAATCCAAAGGCGAACATTGGTATCCTCCCAATGCCAGTTAGCGATAATGCTGCTGAGAACGACAACATCTACGTCGGTGTACCAAACAACTGGGTTGTGAACAAGAACTCGAAGGTTAAACCAGAAGCGAAAGAATTCTTGAACTGGCTCGTAAGCTCCGATGTAGGTAAACGTTATATTACGAAAGAATTCAAGTTCATTCCAGCGTTCACGAACATTGACGCAACAAGCGAAGATCTTGGTCAATTAGGCGCTGAAGTGGTGAAATACAGCAAAGAAGGCAAAGTGCTAAGCTGGAACTTCAACAAATTCCCGGATGGCGGCATGAACGAATTCGGTAACGCGATGCAGGCGTACATTGCAGGGAAATCGGATAAAACCGGCTTGTTCGACGGACTTCAAAAAGCTTGGGAAGGTCTATCGAAGAAATAA
- a CDS encoding carbohydrate ABC transporter permease: MHHKRTSQWTQQLVFVGPALIFFALIIVVPFILGLYYSFTDWNGVSGEVAWVGLDNYKQILTNDTVFRDSFWFTTKFTVLGVILTNVLGFTLAYFLTKKLKSRNFLRTVFFMPNVIGGLLLGFIWQFIFVKGFAAIGDVTGIPFFNLPWLGTENTAFWAIVIVFVWQTAGYLMVIYISSLNNVPKDILEAAEIDGASRGQVLRSIIIPLIMPAATVCLFLAISWSFKMFDLNLSLTKGGPFGSTESVAMNIYNEAFSKNRYGLGTAKAIIFFIIVAVITTLQVKLTKSKEVEA, from the coding sequence ATGCATCACAAAAGAACTTCGCAATGGACGCAGCAGCTTGTGTTCGTCGGTCCTGCGCTAATATTCTTCGCTCTCATCATCGTAGTTCCGTTCATACTGGGACTTTATTATTCCTTCACCGATTGGAACGGTGTTTCCGGCGAGGTTGCTTGGGTTGGCCTCGACAATTATAAACAAATTTTAACGAATGATACCGTATTTCGCGATTCGTTCTGGTTCACGACGAAATTTACCGTTCTCGGTGTAATTTTAACGAATGTGCTCGGATTTACGCTCGCCTACTTTTTGACGAAAAAACTGAAAAGCCGCAATTTCTTGCGGACGGTATTCTTCATGCCGAACGTGATCGGCGGACTATTGCTCGGCTTCATCTGGCAGTTCATCTTCGTAAAAGGGTTCGCTGCGATCGGCGACGTCACGGGGATTCCATTCTTCAATCTACCATGGCTCGGAACCGAGAATACGGCATTCTGGGCGATCGTCATCGTCTTCGTCTGGCAGACGGCGGGTTACCTGATGGTCATCTACATCTCATCGCTCAACAACGTGCCGAAGGATATTCTAGAGGCAGCCGAGATTGATGGCGCGAGCAGAGGCCAGGTGCTTCGTTCGATCATCATTCCGCTGATCATGCCTGCTGCGACGGTCTGTCTGTTCCTCGCGATCTCGTGGTCGTTCAAAATGTTCGACCTGAACTTATCGCTCACTAAAGGCGGTCCGTTCGGTTCTACCGAATCGGTCGCGATGAACATCTATAACGAAGCCTTCTCGAAGAACCGATATGGTCTCGGAACGGCCAAAGCGATTATATTCTTTATCATTGTAGCTGTCATCACGACATTGCAAGTGAAATTGACGAAGAGCAAGGAGGTTGAAGCCTAA
- a CDS encoding copper resistance CopC/CopD family protein: MKKFHIGWLVGVLVLFVLFPQGVDAHAQIQRSSPAAESELSRAPREIRITYTENINSDLSTATLSSGSGVAVPVKLSTENDNVLILTPSSDLADGVYKVKWQVLSVDTHVTEGSFRFAVGVKLDKVRPHDTISLDGDTPTDSGQLNSDAGTTAVNPSTDVSKSPDKKPQQPTSPKPDVSGKAEDTATSKSKGQVTSEKRIQAIAPEHVRDKGKVIIPGQETLAADTESSESAAVGSPSAGLTEVATGGASSASADQGDEPSKDGTPANGDGEAVGANKSASVDSTPSSQGSSNDSEEMSGMDHSHHDMDGMDMGDMEGMDDSGITFDWNKLLRVIELFAMSAIGGIWYVRSFLLVKDRVPADNLAHRIFTDRTERMVFFAAILVFLCTGIAHLLQLAVQLNTSGTLDAEAWSNTGVLLRSTLIGTVVWVRPILLAVLVVSSFALAKHAVLRMVAQGVLLTAIAVTFPMTGHSWANDSIRIVTVPFDLLHLVMAVVWFGGLAGLGVMVWRLPKQRDDLEKIHQTVRRFSQVALPLIATVAITGLLLSLIRITTWDAFFHSDYGQTLMWKIILFIVILLLAGVQRFVILPYLQREHGMAEGWVLNLWMFSIRAELCLAIIIFIVAGFLSTTSPPMS, encoded by the coding sequence ATGAAGAAATTCCATATCGGGTGGCTCGTAGGTGTGCTGGTCCTATTCGTCTTGTTCCCACAAGGCGTGGATGCCCATGCACAGATTCAGCGTTCGAGCCCGGCCGCGGAATCCGAGTTATCTCGTGCGCCGCGTGAGATCAGAATCACCTATACGGAGAATATTAACAGTGATTTGAGCACGGCGACGCTGTCGTCGGGATCCGGCGTTGCTGTGCCGGTGAAGCTGTCGACGGAGAATGATAATGTCTTGATCTTAACGCCTTCATCGGATTTGGCGGATGGTGTCTACAAGGTCAAATGGCAGGTGCTCTCCGTGGATACGCATGTGACTGAAGGGTCCTTCCGGTTCGCTGTTGGCGTGAAATTGGATAAGGTACGTCCGCATGACACGATCTCACTCGATGGGGATACGCCCACCGATTCGGGGCAGTTGAATTCGGACGCGGGTACTACTGCGGTGAATCCTTCCACGGACGTATCGAAATCGCCAGACAAGAAGCCGCAGCAGCCTACTTCACCGAAGCCGGACGTTTCCGGTAAAGCTGAGGATACAGCGACTTCGAAGTCTAAGGGGCAAGTGACGTCGGAGAAACGTATTCAGGCCATCGCTCCTGAACATGTGAGAGACAAAGGGAAAGTGATAATTCCGGGTCAAGAGACTCTGGCGGCTGATACGGAATCGTCAGAATCTGCAGCGGTGGGATCACCCTCGGCGGGTCTGACGGAAGTAGCGACGGGTGGCGCTTCTTCTGCCAGTGCAGATCAGGGTGATGAACCATCGAAGGATGGGACGCCAGCGAACGGTGACGGGGAGGCTGTTGGAGCGAATAAAAGTGCGTCTGTTGACAGTACGCCCTCCTCACAAGGAAGCTCTAACGATTCTGAAGAAATGTCCGGCATGGATCATTCGCATCATGATATGGATGGGATGGACATGGGGGATATGGAAGGTATGGATGACAGCGGCATCACGTTCGATTGGAACAAGCTGCTGCGCGTCATCGAATTGTTCGCGATGTCTGCCATTGGCGGGATCTGGTATGTTCGCTCGTTTTTGTTGGTCAAAGATCGTGTGCCTGCTGACAACCTTGCGCATCGTATCTTCACTGACAGGACAGAACGGATGGTATTTTTCGCGGCTATCCTTGTGTTCCTATGTACGGGGATCGCTCATCTGCTGCAGCTTGCGGTCCAACTGAATACAAGCGGCACTCTAGATGCGGAGGCGTGGAGCAACACAGGCGTGCTGCTTCGTTCGACGTTGATCGGTACAGTGGTCTGGGTTCGTCCGATATTGCTCGCAGTGCTCGTCGTGAGCTCGTTCGCGCTGGCCAAGCATGCTGTTCTGCGGATGGTGGCGCAGGGAGTTCTGCTCACGGCGATTGCCGTAACGTTCCCGATGACGGGCCATTCTTGGGCGAATGATTCGATTCGCATCGTGACGGTTCCCTTCGACCTTCTCCATCTTGTCATGGCTGTCGTCTGGTTCGGGGGACTCGCAGGACTTGGTGTCATGGTATGGCGCCTTCCGAAGCAGCGTGATGATTTGGAGAAGATCCATCAGACGGTACGCCGGTTCTCACAAGTCGCGCTGCCGCTGATTGCGACGGTAGCGATTACGGGCCTCCTCTTATCGCTCATACGGATCACCACTTGGGATGCATTTTTCCATTCGGATTATGGGCAGACCCTGATGTGGAAGATCATCCTGTTTATCGTGATACTACTGCTTGCAGGTGTTCAACGATTCGTTATTCTGCCGTATCTCCAGCGTGAGCATGGTATGGCTGAGGGATGGGTGTTGAACCTTTGGATGTTCAGTATTCGCGCGGAATTATGTCTAGCGATCATCATATTCATCGTTGCGGGATTCCTGTCTACGACGTCACCGCCGATGAGCTGA
- a CDS encoding ArsR/SmtB family transcription factor yields MNQPTNKDVYEITSYVQAKVFSNKLRIKIFSLFDDQVPKTSKQIADQMGLPASKVHYHVRELAKVGLLVLTETREKGGVIEKYYLPVAKQIHIRLKEDEAPQEGEKSGEYLITKSYFRDYQEGFLQEVERKDEQKKSKKTERGHGTFMSGSLLSLTEEKHKQMVEEMRQLMEKWAQLEDPEGPDTRISRMLLSAYIQSP; encoded by the coding sequence ATGAATCAACCAACGAATAAAGATGTCTATGAAATTACTTCTTATGTGCAGGCCAAAGTTTTCTCCAATAAGCTGCGGATTAAAATATTCTCCCTCTTCGACGATCAGGTGCCGAAAACTTCGAAGCAGATCGCCGATCAGATGGGGCTTCCTGCGTCTAAGGTGCATTATCATGTTCGTGAGCTTGCGAAGGTAGGGCTGCTCGTCTTAACAGAGACGAGAGAGAAGGGCGGCGTTATTGAGAAGTATTATTTGCCTGTTGCGAAGCAGATTCACATTCGGCTGAAGGAAGACGAGGCGCCGCAAGAGGGTGAGAAGTCCGGTGAATATCTGATTACGAAATCGTATTTTCGCGATTATCAGGAAGGGTTCTTGCAAGAGGTCGAGCGGAAGGATGAACAGAAGAAGAGCAAGAAGACCGAACGCGGGCACGGGACGTTCATGAGTGGTAGCCTATTGAGTCTCACGGAAGAGAAGCATAAGCAAATGGTTGAAGAAATGAGACAATTGATGGAGAAGTGGGCTCAACTGGAAGACCCGGAAGGACCCGATACCCGTATTTCTCGGATGTTATTATCGGCGTATATTCAATCACCTTAA
- a CDS encoding MFS transporter → MIQFLGRNKLFRRYWFGTWFSELGDWIRNMAVMYLVLNLSNHSPIAMSGVLFAEYVPIFVLGPIVGVMADRWNRKKTIVGANMCRALMMGVFTLAYMVHAVWLLYLAAFLSSICTLFFRAPGSSFTMQFVPEEDRKTAASLRQLSLSAMLMLGPAVGTSLYMFLGPGWTFLLVFVLFMISAGITSSIRVTATEEQGEEEKTGLRSVWEDLTNGMRYAFHHPTVRPILFGAAFVGFGAGMIDVLEIFIVTDFLGLPETMMAVLVSVQGISMLVCTLLVQRMKLSFDKFVSYGMIVMGIGLGSMVLYPHLLATAAGLVVFSLGQIALNIGMATLMQTKVDYAYQGRVSMTFQTTLIGLMTIALVSTGWIYAVLPIRLLVVCGGLFIVLGGCICYMMFRGKAAAAAPSMEKGFESHV, encoded by the coding sequence ATGATTCAATTTTTGGGGCGTAACAAGCTATTCCGTAGATACTGGTTCGGAACGTGGTTCTCAGAGCTTGGAGACTGGATTCGTAATATGGCAGTGATGTATCTTGTGTTGAATCTGTCCAATCATTCTCCGATTGCGATGTCGGGGGTATTGTTCGCAGAATATGTACCGATTTTCGTACTGGGTCCGATCGTTGGGGTGATGGCGGATCGCTGGAATCGGAAGAAGACAATCGTCGGTGCGAATATGTGCCGTGCCTTAATGATGGGGGTATTCACGCTGGCTTATATGGTGCATGCTGTCTGGTTGTTGTATCTGGCGGCGTTTCTCTCATCGATCTGCACGCTGTTCTTCCGAGCACCAGGGAGTTCGTTCACGATGCAGTTCGTCCCGGAAGAGGATCGGAAGACCGCGGCAAGCCTTCGCCAATTATCGCTCAGCGCCATGCTTATGCTCGGACCGGCGGTTGGGACTTCGCTCTATATGTTCTTAGGCCCAGGATGGACGTTTCTGCTCGTATTTGTCTTGTTCATGATTAGTGCAGGTATCACTTCGAGCATCCGCGTGACGGCAACGGAGGAGCAGGGGGAAGAAGAGAAGACGGGGTTGCGTTCGGTGTGGGAGGATTTGACCAACGGTATGCGCTATGCGTTCCATCATCCGACGGTTCGTCCGATCTTGTTCGGTGCAGCATTCGTTGGATTCGGGGCGGGGATGATTGATGTGCTCGAAATTTTCATCGTGACGGACTTCCTGGGGCTGCCGGAGACGATGATGGCGGTGCTCGTGTCCGTGCAAGGCATCAGCATGCTCGTTTGTACCCTGCTCGTGCAGCGCATGAAGTTGTCGTTCGACAAATTCGTCTCCTATGGCATGATCGTGATGGGGATCGGGCTAGGGTCAATGGTGCTCTATCCGCATTTGTTAGCGACAGCAGCCGGGCTGGTCGTATTCAGTCTCGGGCAAATTGCGCTGAATATCGGGATGGCGACCTTAATGCAGACCAAAGTCGACTACGCTTACCAAGGGCGTGTGAGTATGACGTTCCAGACAACGCTGATCGGTCTTATGACCATCGCACTCGTCTCGACCGGTTGGATCTACGCGGTGCTGCCGATTCGCCTGCTCGTGGTCTGCGGAGGATTGTTCATCGTCCTCGGTGGTTGTATCTGCTACATGATGTTCCGTGGGAAGGCCGCAGCAGCCGCACCTTCGATGGAGAAGGGATTCGAGTCACACGTATGA
- a CDS encoding glycoside hydrolase family 31 protein: MALDGSAAIKPDKYGQVHEPALWQHLGEFTALEQEGNAYICRGTKGSAAIVFLSDNVFRAKIFHGEQVDLTTTVAVLPQSGSVNVSVSEEAERVVFRTMSIQVAMDKRDLSLAVEDLNGRLIMQQQPVAWNARGEMHALYAMPEDSHFYGLGEKTSFLDKRGEKYTNWNTDVYAPHVPEIEALYESIPLLIHMVDGRSYGLFLDNPGRSDFDMRSQETLFKIGCSTGAYDLYFIHGPELKDVVKRYTGLTGRMDLPPKWAIGYHQSRYSYMNQQEVLELARTFRAKQIPCDVIYLDIHYMDEYRVFTFDPVRFPDPEGMIEELRGMGIRIVPIVDPGVKKDAKYAAYQEGVRENHFVKKLEGDIFFGEVWPGTSAFPDFTEDRTAEWWGEKHKFYTDLGIQGIWNDMNEPALFNESKTMDLDAMHGNNGKPLTHEELHNIYGMLMSKATYEGLREQLNGQRPFVLTRAGYAGIQRYAAVWTGDNRSFWEHMALAMPMVMNMGLSGIPFAGPDIGGFAHDTSSELLIRWTQMGAFFPYCRNHSAIGTVRQEPWSFGEKAEGILREYIGLRYRFMPHLYNLFHEAAVDGLPVLRPLLLEYPNDPNVVNLCDQFLIGNNLLIAPVYRPDTTHRAVYLPEGTWIDYWTGEAHEGGRHILANAPLAIMPMYVKAGTMLAEGVLKQSADDAAEEKVTLHVYGAQASEGFTATYQLYEDDGVSFAYQAGAHSELAVQVTGGSDSVAIRWSYSDTAGFRVNREQLGFTLQQPGFVPQDVAGLTKMSLESIEAGHEGWAWDDVKRVLHIQVVDRDEGGQLVITV; this comes from the coding sequence ATGGCATTGGATGGAAGCGCGGCGATTAAGCCGGATAAGTATGGACAGGTGCATGAGCCTGCATTATGGCAGCATCTCGGAGAGTTTACAGCGTTGGAGCAGGAGGGGAATGCCTACATCTGCCGTGGAACGAAAGGGAGTGCGGCGATCGTATTCCTAAGCGATAATGTGTTCCGGGCGAAAATATTCCACGGCGAGCAGGTGGATCTCACCACGACGGTCGCGGTGCTTCCGCAATCAGGAAGCGTTAACGTAAGTGTGTCGGAGGAAGCAGAGCGGGTTGTGTTCCGTACGATGTCGATCCAAGTGGCGATGGATAAGCGTGACTTGAGCTTAGCTGTCGAAGATCTGAATGGACGATTGATCATGCAACAGCAGCCTGTGGCTTGGAATGCGCGCGGTGAGATGCATGCGCTCTACGCGATGCCGGAAGACTCGCATTTCTACGGTCTTGGCGAGAAGACAAGCTTCCTCGATAAGCGCGGGGAGAAATATACGAATTGGAATACGGATGTCTATGCGCCGCACGTACCAGAGATCGAGGCGCTCTACGAGTCGATTCCGCTCCTGATTCATATGGTGGATGGCCGCAGTTATGGCTTGTTCCTCGATAATCCGGGCCGCTCGGATTTCGACATGCGTTCGCAGGAGACGCTGTTCAAGATCGGATGTTCAACCGGAGCTTACGATTTGTATTTCATCCATGGGCCAGAGCTCAAGGATGTCGTGAAGCGTTACACCGGATTGACGGGACGGATGGATTTACCGCCGAAATGGGCGATCGGGTATCACCAATCGCGCTATAGCTATATGAATCAGCAGGAAGTGCTGGAGCTGGCTCGAACTTTCCGTGCGAAGCAGATTCCTTGTGACGTGATCTATCTAGACATTCACTATATGGACGAGTACCGCGTGTTTACGTTCGATCCAGTGCGGTTCCCTGATCCGGAAGGCATGATCGAGGAGCTGCGCGGCATGGGCATTCGCATCGTGCCGATCGTGGATCCGGGTGTGAAGAAGGATGCAAAGTACGCAGCATATCAGGAAGGCGTACGCGAGAATCATTTTGTGAAGAAGCTCGAAGGGGATATTTTCTTCGGCGAGGTGTGGCCTGGAACGAGTGCGTTCCCGGATTTCACGGAAGATCGGACGGCTGAATGGTGGGGCGAGAAGCATAAGTTCTATACGGACCTAGGGATTCAGGGGATCTGGAATGACATGAACGAGCCGGCGCTGTTCAATGAGAGCAAGACGATGGATCTTGATGCGATGCACGGCAACAACGGCAAGCCGCTCACGCATGAGGAGCTGCACAATATCTATGGCATGCTGATGTCGAAGGCAACGTATGAAGGCTTACGTGAGCAATTGAACGGGCAGCGTCCGTTCGTGCTTACTCGTGCGGGCTATGCGGGCATTCAGCGTTACGCCGCTGTATGGACGGGAGATAATCGCAGCTTCTGGGAGCACATGGCGCTCGCGATGCCGATGGTGATGAATATGGGCCTCTCCGGCATTCCGTTCGCTGGCCCGGACATTGGCGGGTTCGCGCACGATACGTCGAGCGAGCTGCTCATTCGCTGGACGCAGATGGGTGCGTTCTTCCCGTACTGCCGGAACCACTCGGCGATCGGTACGGTTCGGCAAGAGCCGTGGTCTTTCGGTGAGAAAGCGGAAGGGATCCTACGCGAATACATTGGGCTGCGCTACCGCTTTATGCCGCATCTGTACAATCTGTTCCATGAGGCAGCGGTAGACGGGCTTCCTGTATTGCGCCCGCTGCTGCTCGAATACCCGAACGATCCGAATGTCGTGAACCTGTGCGACCAGTTCTTGATCGGTAACAATCTATTGATTGCGCCGGTGTATCGTCCGGATACGACGCATCGTGCGGTCTACTTGCCGGAAGGTACGTGGATCGACTACTGGACAGGGGAAGCGCACGAAGGCGGACGACATATTCTGGCGAATGCGCCGCTTGCGATCATGCCGATGTACGTGAAGGCAGGGACGATGCTCGCGGAAGGCGTGCTGAAGCAGAGCGCGGATGATGCGGCAGAAGAGAAAGTGACGCTCCATGTGTATGGGGCACAGGCCTCAGAGGGATTCACGGCGACATATCAGCTGTACGAGGATGACGGGGTCAGCTTCGCTTACCAAGCGGGCGCACACTCCGAGCTTGCTGTACAAGTAACAGGTGGCAGTGATTCGGTCGCGATTCGCTGGTCTTACAGCGATACAGCAGGGTTCCGCGTAAATCGCGAACAGCTGGGCTTCACGCTGCAACAGCCGGGCTTCGTGCCGCAGGATGTTGCGGGTCTAACGAAGATGTCGCTGGAGTCGATTGAGGCAGGGCATGAAGGCTGGGCATGGGATGATGTGAAGCGGGTGCTTCATATTCAAGTTGTGGATCGTGATGAAGGCGGTCAATTGGTCATTACGGTATAG
- a CDS encoding carbohydrate ABC transporter permease: MDITKNSRTGLAITEIIMLLVALLFLVPFYFLFVNSVKSFGDLLTNAASLPKSIEWGNYARAFEITKFPTAFINSFVITVVSNVLLVLVSAMAAYRMVRQNTAFNRILFVIFVAAMVVPFQSIMIPLVKVTSTVGLMNSIPGLVVCYLGFGIPMSVFLLHGFVKSIPLEIEEAATVDGTNTYGVFFRIVLPLMKPMLVTVFILNALWIWNDYLLPSLMLQSPELRTIPIATFAFFGQYTKQWDLALPALVMGVLPIIIFFLMMQKYIIEGITQGAVKG; encoded by the coding sequence ATGGATATCACTAAAAACAGTCGTACCGGCCTAGCCATCACCGAGATCATCATGCTGCTCGTGGCGCTGTTGTTCCTGGTTCCGTTCTACTTCTTGTTCGTCAATTCGGTCAAGAGCTTCGGTGACCTGCTCACTAATGCCGCGAGTCTGCCGAAGTCGATCGAATGGGGCAACTATGCGAGAGCTTTCGAGATTACGAAGTTCCCGACGGCCTTTATCAACTCCTTCGTTATTACCGTTGTCAGCAATGTGTTGCTGGTTCTGGTCAGCGCGATGGCGGCGTATCGGATGGTTCGGCAGAACACGGCATTTAACCGGATTTTGTTCGTGATCTTCGTCGCGGCGATGGTCGTGCCATTCCAATCCATCATGATTCCGCTCGTGAAGGTAACGAGCACTGTCGGATTGATGAACAGTATTCCCGGACTGGTCGTATGTTATTTGGGCTTCGGCATTCCGATGTCGGTGTTCCTGCTCCATGGCTTCGTGAAGTCGATTCCGCTTGAGATCGAGGAGGCGGCAACAGTCGATGGTACGAACACATACGGCGTATTCTTCCGCATCGTATTACCGCTGATGAAGCCGATGCTCGTCACCGTCTTTATCCTGAATGCGCTCTGGATCTGGAACGACTATCTGTTGCCGTCCCTGATGCTGCAATCACCTGAACTTCGCACGATTCCGATCGCGACGTTCGCGTTCTTCGGACAATATACGAAGCAGTGGGATCTTGCGCTTCCGGCACTCGTCATGGGCGTTCTGCCAATCATTATCTTCTTCCTCATGATGCAGAAGTACATTATCGAAGGGATTACGCAAGGCGCGGTGAAGGGGTAA